The Salvelinus fontinalis isolate EN_2023a chromosome 31, ASM2944872v1, whole genome shotgun sequence genome has a window encoding:
- the LOC129830400 gene encoding troponin C, slow skeletal and cardiac muscles isoform X2 has product MNDIYKAAVEQLTDEQKNEFKAAFDIFVQDAEDGCISTKELGKVMRMLGQNPTPEELQEMIDEVDEDGSGTVDFDEFLVMMVRCMKDDSKGKTEEELADLFRMFDKNADGYIDLEELKVMLEATGEAITEDDIEELMKDGDKNNDGKIDYDEFLEFMKGVE; this is encoded by the exons ATGAACGACATCTACAAAGCAGCG GTAGAGCAGCTGACAGACGAGCAGAAAAATG AGTTCAAGGCAGCCTTTGACATCTTTGTCCAGGATGCAGAGGATGGCTGCATCAGCACCAAGGAGCTGGGCAAGGTGATGAGGATGCTGGGGCAGAACCCCACCCCAGAGGAGCTGCAAGAGATGATCGACGAGGTGGATGAAGACG GCAGTGGGACGGTGGACTTTGACGAGTTCCTGGTGATGATGGTGAGGTGCATGAAAGACGACAGCAAAGGAAAGACAGAGGAGGAACTGGCAGACCTCTTCCGCATGTTTGACAA GAATGCGGACGGCTACATAGACCTGGAGGAGCTGAAGGTAATGCTGGAGGCCACGGGGGAGGCCATCACTGAGGACGACATCGAGGAGCTCATGAAGGACGGGGACAAGAACAACGACGGGAAAATCGACTATGACG AGTTCTTGGAGTTTATGAAAGGAGTAGAATAA